GACCCATTCtcgagccttttttttttttgcactatattgttgatgattggaagctgcttTAGAAATGCCTTTGAGACGCCAtattttcaattacatttaaaataattatttacattaaattatttgtttgcaGAAGATGCAAgtaatgcactgtttaaaatattatttacaggatgtgcaagagttattttatttagaagagattttagctgattttctacttttaatatgaaaaacatagaAATTTTGTTTTCCAAAATTATTTAGGcaaagtgtgttttattttcagttgttcagcgctgatgtttaataaataatcatagatagtagatagtgtgtgtttccttcaattattttaacatCAAATAATGCcaccttcattcaaaaatctctcatatAATCTAATGCTAATCACATAAtctaatatgtgagcatatttactgtacaaaacttgtcagtgaactctaagggcaaaaaaaaaaaaaaaaaaaaatggtcattaatcgtaatcaagttaaaatgtttaattaaccgagattttgattttaggccaaatcgcccagccctatgatatatttaatatattgcgatggaatttcaccagatgacttaaataactcTTTTTGCAAAGACTTTAGATTGATTTGGGATGATTTTATAGGGGAGTGAAAAAAACTATACTTTATTTGATctattatatacacataataaacaaaatacagtcaTAAATCAACACAATGGAGCAagtattaaagtgaaataaaccatGACACATGGTTTGGTCTGGGGAGGGTCTAACAGTATTTggttacagaaattaaataatcaaatgtaaattaaccatgcattgtcttaatcatataaaTTGTTCGTAAAAAATGATTCTTTATGCactattaaaatgctttaaactttcttaatgttcacacagtcactggtcttaaaaacacatgcagataatTAACTTTCACTCGATTATGCTAAAATTCTGcagtctccacaaatctcatgtgtttggttcctggtcatctataatcctaactcaacattgcatatcttgtgatgtgactattgcggacacacacattgcgatatcgatgctcaaacgatatattgtgcagccataattAATATTCTAATGCATGTTAAAAAAAGAAGCAAACTCAAACCTGTTTAGAGCAAGCAGAGGgttagcaatttaaaaaaaaaaaaaagaaaaaaaaaagttcatattcaggtgaactatgcctttaaggttTTGAGGCAGCTTAATTTGATGTATCCTTAAATGTAGCACCAAATTTAGACActcaaaaatgctttttaaaaatgttttgtggcACTGTGATATTGCTTTTGCACCTTTTCCACTCAACACTTGCTGCtgccaatcacacacacacacacacacacaaacaaacaaacttaagtGAGCTGCTGGCATAGATAATGTTTTCAGGCATTTAAATATGAAGAACACACATAATGCTTTCTAGGTAGGCAGCTCACTGTTTTACCAGACATTACTCTAGTTTATTTTCTCGGATATTACTGCCTCTCACATGTCATGTGATTCAGCAGTATGTGAGTTAAACAACTGGACTGTAAAGTGAGTGTAGGTTACTGTAGGTTATATGTAGCTTTGAGGTATGTTTAAGCTTTTGTTCTGTATTTGTATCTGTATATGTCTAAATTGGATCTAGTTTAAAACGAATGGTCCCCACTATTAAAAGGTGTACATAAGATATCAGTAAGATAGCATGCACTTTATTCCGCAAGAATACATTACATTCATAAAAAGTAGCAGCaatgtaaaatgttacaaaactgtttaaaaaaaaaaaaaaaaaaaaaaaaaaaaaaaaaaaaatatatatatatatatatatatatatatatatatatatatatatatatatatatatatatatatatatatatatatatatatatatatataaattttttttttttttttttttttacagaatccTGAAAGAAAATGTATCACTttccacaaaaatgtaaaaaaaaaaaaaaaaatagcaatttatTATTGCCAATGTGGGAACAGCTTATTATGAAACATAACAATTAGACATTCCCTGAGCTTCCAATAGGTTGTCAATTGTCTTTATATGTTTGCATTTACAGGATTTGTATGGGATATGTATAGGATTacatttttgtgatttaaaattgAGAAGGAAGGAAGTAATGGAAGTAATGAAATGGAGGTAAagcaacaaaagaacaaaaaatatgtaaatcatGTGACAATCTCTCGTTAATCTAAagtatgcaatttatttattttgaataaaagaGATCGAATAGAAAATAGATTCAAAAGAATTAGTATTCGAGGATCAGAGTTTTAGATACAATAAAAAAAAGGTCATAGAGAGTGTTACTACTGACTCCAAAAAAAGATCAATCTTAAGACAAttcttaagaaaataaaaaagacttgATTGTCTTACTTGGTCAAGCATATTACACACAAGATTTGacgagttcaaatgcaaaaacctctaaatgccatctgaactttttttaaatgagcattttaaggacaatttcacttatggcaaagaataagttatTTGCATggtctttaaagaaaaaaatctataatttaaatgaataatacacacattttattcttaatttaaatattttttattagttttcagTATGCttctgcttcattcattcattcactaaatAGCTGGTATTATATGTTCAAAGTAAttaaaagctaatttttttctGCTTTAGCATTTATTCGGAATAAGTAGTATAATTTTATTATAGATTTATATACAAACAACTAAATGAagtttttaatttacttaatcattCTTTTATGAGtgaaaaagtatataaaatatatattgataaaaatatgtatcaggaataacattttaaacctacaagaaaacaaaagataaaatattatagacctaaaaacaaactcaaacactaattttaattaaataattgctAATTATTAATGCTTTATTGTTCATTTTAGGAATcagaaaatacatataaattctTATTCATGCCAGCAATAACATATTACAggccaaataaacaaaaacaattgaataaatattagttattattttaaacaacaaaatgttattataggcctataaataaataaatgaatacattgtcattttcaaataaaattttcaataaaccatttattttattattaacaataaaataatactttattattaattcaaattaaatgaccattttataaataattaaggtttttttcttaatttctttaaaatgcatcattgatataatttataaatgataaaaaatcttAGAGGTAAAAGTCATAGAGGAAAAAGAACAGCacataattacaataatttacaTAATACACACAATTCAAAATTTTAAATGCTATTTCTCTGCCCTCTCTACAGGTTCTGAAGGACTGAATTTCAGCTGTGAATGAACGAGTAACCAGAAGCAGCGGTGGATGGGAGAGCGCACCTTTCCTGCTGTTTGAGTGGCTGGATGATGTCATCTTTCTGAGACTCATCGAGGTGTCCTCAGCACCCTGACTTGAATGGCTGTGTGCAGAGGGGGCGTCTCTCTTTGGGTGGGGTGTGTCAGGAACCATGGCGGCAGGCAACCAATGGCAAAACAGTGCTGGAATTTATGTCAGGTACACAAACTAATAATAATGTTTGGAAAAACCTCCGTTTGATTCATGTGGTGTGACCAGCATACCCTCAAGTTGTAAAATGTTATGTGGTGTAGATCCTCAAAATTTGTATgacatttcataaataataatttatatttgcaaaaaaaatacttttcatCGTAGAAGATATTAGGTGTGCATAAAATGATTTTTGGTAACCCTTTATTTTAAGGCACAGTTAAATGAATAGTGAGAATTATTACTTAaattaatgccgagttcagactgcatgattttagccccgatttggactcgctgacaggttttgagaaatcgctgacaaaaacctgaaatcacaagcaaatcggTGCTCCTGAGTAACAATTACACAATGTGAACTATCAAGGACGCGATATGAGAGAATCGCCAATGAGCCgccgacacccgtgagatatttggcatgctacaTATCTGAAGTTGTCaacgattcaaatcatgccgtgtgaaatgagttttgactgaaaataacatctgcCATTACcttcagccaatgagagagctccatccactagtatgggtacctgcaggccagtgtgaggttgggggagaagtcaaaagcgctcattttcagtttatttggacccaagaaatggaggaaaaactagtggaaatttggcaggagcaccgtGTCATGACGTGTCATCTAagcaatatcacaaccaggtcaaaaagtaaaaaaaaaaagtttaggagAAATGGCTCATTCTCttcaaagccaggtgagcaaaaaaggtacatttttagAGCTAAAGTCTTCTTTTTCCATTGTGTAGTTAATAATGAACGATATATTACGTGACCTTGCAttgttttcatgtcacttctTGCGTTTGGTTAtgagatgtagtttggacaaagttgtctgcgattcttcctattttaaagtcatgcagtgtgaaaactcCTGTTGCCGATCCAtactacagtgtaaacacagcaccgacagaacgttaccccagatagtcatgcagtgtgaaaacatctgtgacacgactactttgaacatcatgcagtctgaactcggcataaagtGTTACTAGATTTTGGTTTTGGCTGATACTGATACCCAAATTTGTCactttctgactttttttttctgactttctgtattgtaattaaaatttaTCACCATTTTGATCAAATCCTAAATGAGCCAATAACTCATAACTATCGCATGCATCCACAAATTATTTTCAGTGAACATGAATTGGATCCATTTAACCTGATTATTATTCTTATCATCTAACAGACTATATTTTGTACACATTTTATTGTTTCAGCAAGTCTTTAATTAGTTTAAGTCTAAGAAAATAGGCTGGATTATGCAACAGACATTACATAGCTAAGTGGTCTAATGCAGTTATTTAACTTATTCTTTTCAGATGAAGACAGTTGGCTAGAaaatcaaatgttttaatttcttgTGATTGTAAATCAGAGTTATTCctccaaatattgatttcttaactcttctgaagttaaaacagtGGTACTGTGTTgtcttaacatttttattattttatgttgtgcaaaaattatgtaaatatgaacatttttattatattattaatcagtagtttacagaaaaaaatgtgaGTTTTACTCAAATGCATAACTATTAATCATAAATCCAGAGATATCAAGATACTTTTTAACAGTAATAATGAGAAAGGTTTCCAGACCAACAAAGGATTTCTGATGCATCATAGAATAAAtaaagtggtgtgaaaaagtatttgccccttattattttttgctttatgtTTGTCAAATCAAACAAATTTAGTTTGAAATAAAGGTTTTTATGTCTGGGTTTTGCAAGAGAAATTGAACTGTGGCATGACAAATCAGGTAAGTTATGCTTAAAcggagaagggggggggggggtgtttgggTAAACACTTTCACACAGGCCTATgcagttttggattttgttttccctttcaaaactgcatgatgtgtttacttgtagGGATGttccgatcaggtttttttgccctggAGTCCGAGTCATCTAAatttgagtatctactgatatTGAAACaagatctgatacttctataatacatgaagaaaaaaagtataaagaagatccaggatgttcttattttatttatcgtttttgaggtgccttattaggtttgttgtgttaaatgtagcctctttctttccacctcttgcaatcccaagtttacatatcttacagtttgctatggcaatgttgtcgtcattaactttataatacctccagaccgcagacataccaACGCTCttcacttcaagctgcttctgtgttcttctttgctggcatttaacctatagcgtctctgcaacaaagtgatgtcatgccgcacacattgctgtttctgtgtgttaGTAAAGAAAgaagtctaactctgtgccaccgcataactatagataatctaaaataatgagaatatatattcaagtcctgatcaggaggtaatGTCCAATTCTGATCCagtctgaaaccgtgtgatcACTTGATCGGATCTGGGCATCCctatttacttgtgttatctttgcaATGAAACAAGAGAAATCAggaagggggcaaacacttttcacACCTCTATATAGACATAAGATATTTAAAGATGTGTATATATTTTCCCTTTAGATACTCCTGTCATTGACCAATGTGTGATTATCCTGTATGACCAATCTGTAATCATGCTCTGTCTGATTTGCAGACAACCGagtttcacttaaatgacaactGTAGGACCCTGAGCAGTGCATCATGGGCTTTGGCTCCTCCAAATAGTCTACGTTACCTGTCCATTAAACAGCCAGCCCTGTCCCATCCCTTCCACCATGCATGTCAGCCCAACCAATCAGCCAACCTTGAAGAAGAGGAATGGGAAGAGACCGTCAGCTTGCATGTCCTGTTCAAACCTGGAAGAAGCCATGTGGAGCACATGGTGGTGGAAGTGCCCTTTATTGGGCCCACCAAACTAAGCGAGCTCCTTGCTCTGGGGCCCAACAGACCTTTTGACTTGCTTTTTCCTTTAACCACTGTTGATGGAAGCAGGGAGGATGATATTAGCATTATTGGAAATGTAGGGACTAAGAAAAAGGAGCTGATGGAGTCTCCTTCTAGCTCCTTCAGGAGTCTCTTTGAGACTGAGGGCTGTCCTGCGCCATTTATGCTGGGATCTCGCTTCTTTTGCTTTCACTCCTCTGTTTCGGAGATCGGAAACACACCAGGAAAGGGACGGGATGAGTGGAGCTTCTATCCAGCCCTTCATGTCACACATTGCAGCCATGATGAGACTGGGAGAGTGGACAAGAGCTCCAGCCAGAGAGACATGGAGAATGAGGAGAAACTGGCCCTGATGCATGAGAAGCTGAGGGTGGAGGTAAGATCAGTTTACAGGGATAGTTtactaaaatatgaaaatatgactataatttagttattttacatcatctaaatgtatttttttgtcttgAATAGACACTAAAGAAGATTTTGATGTGTTCCTTTGTGCTTTGAAAAATGCATCCTAAAGGCCCCGGCGTActtcaaaaaaagttttgatttttcatttgagggcaaaaagaagtttgaaaaggCTGAACGGCGCCAAAAGTTTGTACAAACTCTTAGAAAATAGGAAGGGGTCGCATACGTGGTCCGACACACTTGAGTCCACCTCAGATATTCAACCTGACTTCAGTGTACTTTCAGTGTACTTTTGTATGGTGTAGCCCAACACAGGCTTGATTTCTGTCATTGAACATAATTTcagcatatttattcatttttaacaaaGGTGGAACAATAAAACAGACAACCATGGGGAGTTTATTGCTTTATCATATGAAGTTGACCTTGTGATGCTGGACTTTGTTGACCCTTTTTgaaagttgttgttttatgaatgtttattaaataaatagtgataaacactcaccagacactttattgggtccaactgctcgttgacgcaaatttctaattagctaATCActtggcagaaactcaatgcatttaggcatgcagacatggtcaagatgatctgctgttcAAACcacaaaagagaaaatatccagtgagcagcagttctttgggtgcaaatgccttgttgatgccagagttcagagaagaatggccagactggtttaagctacagtaactcaaataactgaggtatgcagacAAGCATTTCTGAAAGCACAACatatcgaaccttgaggcagatgggctacagcagcagaagacaacactAGGTtcctctcctgtcagctaagaacagaaaactgaggctattattcacacaggctcaccaaaactggacaatagaagatttgaaaaacgttgcctggtctgatgagtctcgatttctgctgcaacattcggatggtagggtcagaatttggtgtcaacaacataaaGGCATGGAGCAATCCTCCCTTGTATAAACAGTTCAGGCCGGTGGTGGTgttgtaatagtgtgggggatatttttttggcaaacTTTAGggctattagtaccaattgagcatcctgtcaacgccacagcctacctgagtattgttgttgaccatgtccatccctttatgaccacagtgtacccatcttttgatggctacttccagcaggataacgcgccatgtcataaagcatgaatcatctcagactggtttcttgaacatgacaatgagttaactgtactcgaatggcctccacagtcaccagatctcaatccaatagagcacctttgggatgtggtggaacaggagattcacatcatggatgtgcagccggcaaatctgcagcaactacgtgatgctatcatgtcaatatggagcaaaatctctgaggaatatttgcagtacctcgttgaatctatgccatgaagaaataaggcagttctgaaggcaaaaggggggtctaacctggtactagtaagctgtacctagtaaagtggctagtgagtgtcATTATAATTTTTCAcatacagtttttatttattttttttttttttaagaaaatagaATATTTTAAGCACAGCTGTGTTAACTGTATTAGTCTGGCCTTCTAAAAGTGCCCCAGTGTCTAATGTGGCGTGTTGGGAAAATTAATTGCCCACCCCTACTCCAGTGTATTCATGCGACTtgttgttttggatgttgttCTCCTGTCTGACCCTCACTGAATGAGAAACACATCAGATGGAAGAAAAGAAGGCGGAGTTTCAGAACACACTAACTGATTGCGTTATTTCCATATTCCAATAGTTACTTAAAAGTGTTTAGGAGCCAAAACAAGCTCCCCCAAAAGTTCACGATAGTGAGCTGTTTTGCCAAAACACTCTCAAAAAAAGAACTTCGTTACGGTCGGATTTTGTTCGGAATGatgtcattttgtttgtttaattgaatTTGCAGTATACTGGGGCCTTAAAGTGaagcaaatatttttaaagtttgcaaaaaaacacacaaacaaaggtGAAATAGGTgcgtttccatcaagttgttgaAGCAGCAatctgtagtattggtaacctagcaaccaacaataaacaaagcaagcaTAAAAGAGACTGCTGTTTAATCACGTGGGTGTAATGTTCGCTACGTCCTAGTTTATTCTGCAAATATATTTCCATCTCCTGTTATTTTTACATGTTCATTAATGTTTTTCACACAAGTACAAATCTGCCTCAATcaatcataataatttttttattattttttgtgcaaattaagaaaattttattcaaaatttggcatttccatcaatcgtttGTCATACAGTATACTTTAAAATGCGCATTTAGGTGGAAACTCAGCTAATGGCTATGAGCACCTTGAGAGTCAAacaggcaaaactaaatgaatacCCATGCTTCCTTAttatacattgaggtcttatgaagtgaaatgatGGGTCTGCACAAGAAACTGAGTATTACTTACAATATAAACCAGACATTCAGCAAATAGTATTCAGCGTGTATATATTGTAATTGGGGCAGAATTTCTGTTTTCAGTATTGTTTAAGCTAATGCATTTATGTTTACTACATCTTTATCAGTTTTCATTGTTGATTTCAAAAATGTTATATAGAGGCATTCAGTATTCACTGTAATCTTGATTAATAGCTTATGTTCTGCGTTGTGTTTCAGCTGCCCAGATTCTTTAGGAAAAATCATGACTACAGCATATACTCTGAAGATGTTGAGTTCATCAATGGTCTTCTGAACACCAAGACAAGGTAAATGGTTTCtatatgctttttattttttagattttaggtCCTAGGGTCATTTATACTTGCCGTCACTGTCACTTACTACACAGTGACTGTTGTTCACATTTTGTTGGTTACACACTGCCAATAAATGGGTGTGGTA
This DNA window, taken from Danio aesculapii chromosome 19, fDanAes4.1, whole genome shotgun sequence, encodes the following:
- the c19h6orf136 gene encoding uncharacterized protein C6orf136 homolog, giving the protein MAVCRGGVSLWVGCVRNHGGRQPMAKQCWNLCQTTEFHLNDNCRTLSSASWALAPPNSLRYLSIKQPALSHPFHHACQPNQSANLEEEEWEETVSLHVLFKPGRSHVEHMVVEVPFIGPTKLSELLALGPNRPFDLLFPLTTVDGSREDDISIIGNVGTKKKELMESPSSSFRSLFETEGCPAPFMLGSRFFCFHSSVSEIGNTPGKGRDEWSFYPALHVTHCSHDETGRVDKSSSQRDMENEEKLALMHEKLRVELPRFFRKNHDYSIYSEDVEFINGLLNTKTRGRVVYQLTLTLWRLMCLFYYAEAQLEVLKLTKHPEDCSIKARWRVKGLPFHSILVFFYKKDKNHLYRTYDAFSTFYIGADGRIHCHKVEKVMEARPPLLPKVASMLGGALVALGIQEHRPALNLLPLLLSSLRQARA